One Glycine soja cultivar W05 chromosome 7, ASM419377v2, whole genome shotgun sequence genomic window, CCTGTCTCTCTTCCTTGTTAACCCTCTTCCTCTGCATCTCCGCCACTTCCACTAACCCACACAACTCCCAAACCCAAACCCTTCTCCTCCATACCCTCCCTGACCCACCCACACTCTCATGGCCCGAATCCGCCACCGCAGAACCCGACCCGGAACCCACCACATCCCTCTCCCTTCACCACATAGACGCACTCTCCTTCAACAAAACCCCTTCCCAACTCTTCCACCTGAGACTCGAACGCGATGCCGCAAGGGTCAAAACCCTCACCCACTTAGCCGCAGCCACAAACAAAACCCGACCCGCCAACCCCGGGTCGGGTTTCAGCAGCTCCGTGGTATCGGGTCTCTCCCAAGGCAGCGGCGAGTACTTTACGCGCCTGGGCGTGGGAACTCCTCCGAAGTACCTCTACATGGTCCTCGACACCGGAAGCGACGTCGTTTGGCTCCAATGCAAGCCCTGCACCAAATGCTACTCCCAAACCGACCAAATCTTCGACCCATCAAAATCCAAATCCTTCGCCGGAATCCCCTGCTACTCCCCTCTCTGCCGCCGCCTCGACTCCCCCGGCTGCAGCCTAAAAAACAACCTTTGCCAGTACCAGGTTTCTTACGGTGACGGCTCCTTCACATTCGGAGATTTCTCAACGGAAACTCTCACGTTCCGACGCGCTGCAGTCCCGCGCGTGGCCATCGGCTGCGGCCACGACAACGAGGGACTCTTCGTGGGCGCCGCAGGTTTATTGGGCCTCGGTCGCGGCGGCTTGTCTTTTCCTACCCAGACCGGAACCCGGTTCAATAACAAATTCTCTTATTGCCTAACCGACCGAACCGCTTCCGCTAAACCGTCTTCCATTGTGTTCGGTGACTCCGCTGTTTCTCGAACCGCCCGGTTCACTCCTTTAGTTAAAAACCCTAAGCTTGATACATTTTATTATGTTGAGCTTCTTGGGATCAGCGTTGGCGGCGCGCCGGTTCGGGGAATTTCGGCTTCGTTCTTTCGGCTCGACTCTACCGGGAACGGTGGGGTGATTATTGACTCGGGGACTTCCGTCACGCGCCTCACGCGCCCTGCTTACGTGTCATTAAGAGACGCTTTTCGGGTCGGGGCTTCGCATTTGAAGCGCGCGCCTGAGTTCTCGCTTTTTGACACGTGCTATGATCTTTCGGGGCTGTCGGAGGTTAAGGTTCCGACCGTGGTTCTGCATTTTCGGGGCGCTGACGTGTCGTTGCCGGCGGCGAATTATCTCGTTCCGGTGGATAATAGCGGGAGCTTTTGCTTTGCGTTCGCCGGAACGATGAGTGGGTTGTCTATTATCGGGAACATTCAGCAGCAAGGGTTTCGGGTCGTGTTTGACTTGGCGGGTTCTCGGGTCGGGTTTGCCCCAAGAGGATGCGCGTGATTGAAAAAATGTTTAACACATCTTTTTTCCTTTccccttattttaattattccttttttttttaatttatgtatcttACTCTTGATGTTTTTATCGTATTATCTAGTGAAATGCTACTTACAAGTTACTAGTGGTACAGTAAGAAATAGTTAGCTCGTTAAAATGCTACAAATTTCTATGTACtgatgttatttttatatatgtactCTAAAATTGCTATTTAAAATGGAGGGATTAATGAGAAAACATTGTTGTTTGAGTAAATATCAATCCATGAATTATAAATTAagctttatgtttttgttttgtttttgttatgcTTCAGCAATGCGTGCATTCATGATTCACCTGTATGAGTATATATGCTTTGTGTGCTCCATTGTGTTGTACATACCATTGTGAATGAATGGGAACCAattgctctgagcaaatttgtttattttatttttttttgcaaaaaatattACTCCACAGGTAACATAAAGTTAACtattaataatgttattatcTGAATTTGATTGAATGTGTCAAAAGATTTTACACTGGGATTATGTTTTAATCAAATTCTTATGAAACCTTAAATTATGTCACCATCTTACTAATGTAGAAAGGGTCTGAGAGGGCATTAGGATCTGAGATCTTATTAATGTAGTGGGGGAGaagtgtaaaaaataattgatagaaTATTTAAGAAATGAATGATGTCAATGTCAAGGTGGACACGTGGATCCCCAATCACTGaggttatttttattaatttttttggaatgaaTTCTATATTTTGAGAAGGAAAATGTTAGAGTAAGTTAGACTACTTTTTTCTGAATTTAAGACTTATTAGACTCTATCACCATCGTGACCAACCAAATCACCACCAACCACCTACGACCCAAACCATGAATAAGTGTGAGGGTAATAAGTCCTAAGTTCAAGAAAAATGAATCTAATTTgctcaaaatattaaataaacacTTTGTATGCTAATATACATTTATACACtcaaaagttaacaaaataatgaaaaagataaatgtaataaatatctgatatgaataagaaaaaaacacacataTCAACCGTGTCaatgaaatgtttaaaatatttggatgtGCAATTATCAAGACTCATTTGGATGCTTTAGTTGTTTCCAAAAAGCTCACGTCTCTTGTTCAAACCAGAAACAAAGAGTCATAGAGACATTGTAGTGTCACTCGTATATATATGGGCTAAAGGAAGAACTCCATGGTCTCTTACTTTTTGGCTCCCTCTGTCAATGAATAcgagttttatattaattaatttaatttgaagattttttatagcttttttttatataatttgttaactaaaaaagtaattatttccATATAAATAATCTCAATCAAACATGGAAAAGTTATTGACCACCAGTAACAAAATGCGAGCTCCAATCAGCACATGCATAGCATAGCAGACTAACTAACAGGTACATACTAATagagaaattaattaagttgTCAAATGGTTAGTAGGAGATAGCTCAGGAAAGAGCAAATCGATTCTCTTTTCCATGTCTTTGGATTCTATTTCTAGCTGTGAAAGAGACTTTTATTATAGTGGAGAAAGCACCAAAACACTGCAGGAGTGTCTATAGATAACTTTTCTAAAAGCACAACAACGAACACTGACCAATATGCAGTGACTAGCTAGTgagttttcttctttctttttctcttttttttttcttcagtttttatacaaatttcGTGCTAATGTCTCTGTCTTGCCTTGGCAACTAGCTTGGAATTTTACtagtttcttttaaaagaatacAATAACGATTAGAAATTGTAATCATCAATATATTGTGATAAATGTCATTGTGTTGCTCATCTATATGCATGCGTTTACTATGTActatatagaaataaaaaatagaaatagaaatagaaattattcttattataagaaaaaacacCAAAGCAAGGATTTTAAAAACGCGTCAAACTTGGGAacaattttgtttcttattgCTTCTGAATGAAATCACaactttcatttaaaaaaaaaaaacgcgtCCAACTTTTGGTGAATTGTACGTACGGGAACATGACAGTAAAAGGTTGGTCAATGTCCGTGATTGGTCTTACTACATACTCTACACTAGTATTAAAAAAACCCAAACAATGTACTATAATGGAACTAGAGTTATTGAAAACTCATACTTAAATATTTCATAATAGGACTTGAGTTAAAATACACACCAACATAGTGCTTGTTTGGGCTGGCGCGTCAATCCAcgtttaataacttttttgagtaaaaaaggatTAAAGGACGAAGAAGCTACTTGTAGCTTCTTTTTGATCCACGTCTTGGAGATGAAAATGTGTTACTAACACACGTTAATAATCTTATTGAATGATTGGACGCATAGGAGACAAGGATGAACATTCTTAATTTTGAATGTTTGGAGAAGAAATGTCACCGCAATTTCACCATGCATGTGAATATAGACTTTAGACTTCAATTATGGAGCATGCAAGACAAAAGTCTTGGATTCTCAATAAAATATACATGCTCTGTATTGAAGAACAATGGGCCAGGACCTTCATTCTCTCTTTCGTCCAAAATATTGCTATTCTTcctaatttaattcttttgacTCTATGTGCAAGAGAACAaaacaattaacaaatattataatgTAATTCAAAACAAATCCCTATATTGCCGCATACTTAGTGCTAAATAACCTCAAAATTACATTGTGCAAGCAACTTCTTTTCCTACTATATCACCTTGCAAGAAGtgagaaatttattaaattgtatACAATATGGTGCAAAACGGAATTCAATTTTAGTAGAGCTGGTCAGAGTACAATTTTAGTGGTAAAATAACATGTAGTAACAGTTGAAAACAAAAGACAAATATTAGTTGAACATTAATTTGGtacgatatttttatataaagaaaataaattatataataatttaagatagagaaaaataatattataataaaggttaaattttatataaataacaatagACGTTAGACTGTGAATGAAGGACTGAAggtcttttgtaaaatcaaaaaatttgaaagcaggaatataaaatttatatttgagttCCTTACGTaacatttaactttattttattttgaatttatttataattaaaatacattatactatacgaattaaattttctctctaaattgagcttttttcatatatatgacTAGATTTCAAGCCAAATCAGCATATTTAAATAGCGATTTAGCCTACTCTACAAAAATTAAATGCTACTAATGTATTCTTTTATTAacctttttgaatattttatacaCAAActgtatttataaataattaacctcatacattttttttatgatttttatagaaattattttttataaagcaTTTCTAATGAAaagttatcttaaaaatttCCTTTTACCTAAcatattcaaacaaaaatttatttaatatagttaattataaaaataataaacataagtgATTAACAAAATAGTTTTACTCGCAATTATTGCAAACACATACACTTTCGAGCCACTTCGTgtcagaattttttatttttttatagaaaaatatgtaaactttattttttaaataggttTTATCCTTTAAAAGTTTATGACAAAATCACTAAGGCAGAGTAGTAAATAGCTTTAAAATATGTCACATTAAAATACATGGCATATTGGCATGCCATTACTTAGTTTCacagaaattattaaaaataaaaaataaaatattctaagaataaaaccaattaaaaaatatatttaaagttgcactaaatcatttaaaaaatgaatgcatTTTAAAATCGGCAAATTGCTTTGTACTTAGCCTGTGCCACTGACACCAAAAACGACGACGTGTGCTGGATCGGTGCAGGACGTTATCGTCTTGCTTGGGGTTTGGGGGTTTAACTGCAGCAATCTCAGCTAAACAAGACAGGTTTCAGCGAAAAACAAATTTCCATTGCTCACAACACACAGTTCGGCAAAAAAGCTTCATTAAATTCAACCATGCCATCACCACTTCATTCTGTGTAGCTTTGTTTTTTCATTCATGGAAATTCTCAGCATTTCAAACCCCACTCTTTGCCTCCCCCAAACCCTCACTTTAAAATTCCCACCAAACCACTCCAAACCCACATCCCCATTTCTCAGAACTCCATTTTCACTCTACCTATCACGCTTCGCCGTCATAAAGTTTCAAACTTGGGCGCATTCCGGGCGACCCAGCAACCGCCGCAACTCCTTGAGCAAGAAGCTCCTCCGTGATCGCAAGGTAAACCCTAATCAGATTCCCAACGACCCTTTCTCTGTTTCGGGCAATGGCGTTGAAGAGAGTGGTGTTGGTGATCAGGGGGTTGACAATGTGGTTGAAGTTGAAAAACCAAAGTCTAAGCTTTTGCGTGACTCTGTTTTGTGGAATAAGTTGGAGAATTGGGCTGACCAGTACAAGAGGGATGTTGAGTATTGGGGTGTAGGATCTGGTCCTATATTCACTGTTTATGAAGATTCCATTGGAGGTGTCAAGAGGGTGGTTGTTGATGAAGACCAGATTCTGAAAAGAAGCAAGGTAAACATGGCTAGGGAGATGGAGAGTGGGAATAATGTGATTGTAAGGAATAGTTCTGTGGCTAAGTTTATGGTTGAAGGTAAGGAGGAGGGTGGTTTTGTTAAGGCTGTCCAAGGTTTTGTTGCGAAGCCGAGATTGCTTCCCTGGCTTTCGGGGCTTGGGAGGAAAGTGTTGTACGTGTTGGTTGTTGTGTGGATGGTGAAGAAGTTATTTGTTGCTTTTGGAGAAGGAGATAAGGAGGTGGAGTATACAGCAATGGAGAAGGAAATGATGAGGAGGAAAATGAAAGCAagagaggagaaagagaagtTGGCGAAGGGCACTGTTGAAGTTGTTGTTGAACCTTGGGAGACACCGGCGGTGGACATTAAGAAGCCTAAGTTAGATAAAGAACAACTTATGAATAGTATTCTGAAAGTTAAGGGTTCTGTTTATAAATCGGTAGTACATGATTCGTCTGATAAAGTGAAAACTAGATTCACGGAGATGGATTATAAAGTTcaataaataagagaaatggCTAGATGGGCACGGAAAATTGAGGGAAGTGATAGTGTTGTAGTTAACAAGGATATAGAAATGGATGACCCTGTGATTGAGATATCATCCAATGATAGTGAACAAGATAATGGTTTGAGTAATCATCAAAATGAAGTTTCAAAGGAAACGACAGATAGTAATACCATTATGCAATCAGTTTCTGTTGATGTTCCAGAGAGCATTGATAATTCGGTCCTGCATGAGGAAGTTTCTGCAGATAAAGGCAATTTATATTCTTTGGATGCCATAGTTCCTGGTGATAGGGAAATCAAGAAACAGGAAATAGAATTTGCTGAAAATGATGTGCAGCTGACGTACTGTGAAAATGACAAGCCCTCGGATACTCCTATTAATAAATAGCTCATCTATGACAAATGAAAATTCTGTGAAGAAGAAACCTAGGATCATACAGTCTGTTAAGGAAGCTAGGGATTATCTTTCGAAAAAACATGACAAACAAGATCCTGGCACTAGCACAAAATCTAAAATTGAACttgtgaaagaaaatattgcTGATTTGAAGTCTTCAAGTGTTATTGATTTAAATGACTAGAAGTACCAGAATTTGAGAAGAATACAAGTGTCTAAAAGTGGCACATTAAATGGAATAACGGATTCTAAGCCTCTCATAAATTCTAGCGATGATTCTGATCGGAAGGATAAGGATGTTAGCCCAAGAAAGAATGAATACATCAAAGATTCTGGTATTGAACCTGGATTGGAAGAGCTTCAAAAGGATGAGACCACTTTAGACCATGAAGTCTGTGGCATTAGTACAGAGACAAGGCTACCTGTAAAGCCAGAAAATTGGCCGGACAAAAACCTCATTGAAGTTGAGCATAGCAAGAGTGATGCTTTAAATGGATTATCAGATTCTAAGTCTGCCACAAATCCCAGTGAAGATTCCGATCAGAAGAATAAGGAATTTGGCACAACAAAGGATGACTACCTCAAAGATTCTTGGGTTGAACCTGGAATAAGAAACCATCAAAAGTCAGGCACCACTTTAGACAGTGAAGTTAATGGCATTAGTACAGAGACAAGGGCGTCTGGAAAGATAGAAAACTGGCTGGAGAAAATTTTCCATGAAGTTGAGCCTATAGTTAAGCAAATTAGAGCAGGATTTAGAAATAACTACATGGCTGCAAAAGAGAGAGTCAATAAACCTTAAGATATACCCACTGAGATGGAATCACTTGGAGGTGTTGAAGATGGTGGAGAACTTGACTGGATGCAGGATGATCATCTTAGAGATATTGTCTTTCGAGTCCGTGAGATTGAGCTGTCTGGACGGGACCCATTTTATTTGATGAATGATGAAGAATGACAAGTTTCACTGGAAATATGAACCCAGTGAAGAAAGATGAGAGTGGCTTTGCTATAACATCAGCTGAGTCCTCTTTACAGGAAAAGGTTGATGGCCCTACAGTACCTATTAAGAAGTTGAAAAATCCAAAGACTATTATTGAAGGAAGTGATGGTTCAGTTAAAGTTGGCAAAAAATCAGGGAAGGAATATTGGCAACACACAAAGAAATGGTCCCAAGGTTTTTTGGACTGTTACAATGATGAGACAGACCCAGAAGTAAAGTCCATAATGAAGGATATGGCGAAGGGTTTGGATCGATGGATCactgaaaaagaaatagaggaaGCAGCTGAACTAATGGAAAAACTACCTGATAGGAATAGGAGTTTCATGGAAAAGAAACTCAACAAGATTAAAAGAGAGATGGAGTTGTTTGGACCACAAGCAGTGGTTAGCAAATATCGTGAATATGCAGTCGACGAAGAGGAAGATTACTTATGGTGGTTAGATCTTTCACACATACtggtatgttatatatattgttCTTGGCTTCCAGTTTCGACTAGTTCACTGGCACACATGAAATTACAGATGAAATATCAGTGTTAATGATAATTCTTCTGGATCAAAGCTACTTACCCTCTCTCTGCTTTTCGGATTTCCCTCTctgattgttattattgatttgCTTTGTTTTTCTGCCCATTGATACGGAGttaatttgtttcttttctgtTAGTGCATTGAATTGTACACAAGAATTTTTTCTAATCACAAAttatcatgtatgataaatttgttgactttcaaaataattatctaaaaaatcATACCTTTTATAGGTTGACACTTGACaatgtaaaactttttatattgaTAGTACACAGAGATTAAAcacttttttattcctttttaggGGTGATTATATGAATGTTTTCTGAACTTTTGCATGCCATCCGCTAGAAGAAGTGGAGGAACAAATTGCAGAGATTGGCAGCAAAATGTATCATGATATGATGATCAAGGAACGGTCTGTCGATATAAACACATTAATGAAAGGTGTATTTGGTATTAGTGACCGCAACATCAAGAGGTAATAATTTGCATTGTAGTTTCATAATTCAACAGTGGTATGGAATACAGAAGTTTAGACAATTGTTAGTCTTTCATCATTGTGTATACTATATTTactgatttcatttttttcttaaggttAAAGAGGAAGTTGAAGAAACCCAGAAAGGGATGATGGTTTTCAAACTTTCAACAAAGTGACCAGTTGAAGACAGTGAAAAGTCCTCTACCCCGAACATCGAACACGAGCGCATAAAACTTTTCACAAAGCAATGGATTATTCATTTATTCTTGCTTCCAGAACATATCTTCTTGACCAGATTTTCCTAGACTCAGGAGGACATGGAGAGAGCATGTCTTCAGAAGTTTGTAAAGTTGAAGAAAATGATGTCATGTCTGCATGGTAGCATACGGTATCATCCTTCAAACTTCTAATTTTTGTACTTTGTTTTTCTTACTCGATTTGTTTGTATATAATTGAGGAACATATAGTTATCAACCTTTTCTATTCGAGCACGTAGGTAACTACTGAGAGTGAATTTTTCTTCACGTATAGAAAAAGTAAGAAGTggggattttgatttttaatcagTTACGGTTCCATATTGATATGTAATAGGGAAAGCCTTTCTACAATAAGAGTTTAATAGGTGTGCAATTAGAAATTATCTTTTGTATAACTTTTAAGTAgttgtttgttttataaaagttagcaatttttattatatatatccaATTATGATTGAATGACTACTATATAAAAATTCTATACACTATTTAGTGcatgaattatttattatttgtaataaaactcttttaattATATCAGTCTGACtgcagattttttttaaaatgcagaAGTGCTAATTAGCCTCAAATGACTCCGTCAAATTTGCACAACGATGTTTTCTGTCAAAAGCGTATTTtacattattcaatttttaattcatacttcttttaaaaaatggttttgATCCGCGTATGTATTAGTGCATTTTGTGCGGTTCAGATTCGCGTAGAATAGCATTCCTCTTTTGAAAGCCACACGATTCACAGTTATGCATTATCTCTAACTAGATTGAatctaatttattcaaataataaatgtcCTATTTAATCCGAATTAAacgaaaataatattaaatgtttaCTTTTAGATAAAATAGTCTATGTCACAGCTCTTACACCATcatctaattaaaaatgatcttaaatgataaatttgttaactgTTACAGAAACTACTTACAAATCATTtcgtatttataataattttttattagttcaataaatttttaatgcatagaaattaaaaaatttaattgtttttttcagTTAAATGCTTTGATATTAAAAGGAGTATTAAAGAAAGACATCAATTTACTTACCTAAAATTAGCAAATAATTGGGTGATTGTAGCAACTGTAATAGCTATGGTCAAGATCAATCATTTTCTAGAAACTGTATATTTCATTGCTGTACAATGTACATGCATAGAAATTTGGTTGTGTAGGTGGAATTTTATCTTCCAATCACGTGCTGTAACTTGAAAGCTGGACTTTGCATAGTTTGAAGATTTCGTTTGTCTTCCTTGAATGGAAAGTCAAATTGCACAGGGGCACGCAATTTCCTCACATCTAACCGGTTGCATTGTCACTGCCACGACGCCACCACCAACCCTAccctatatttatattatattatcagTTATCCTTGACTTGATTGAACACGTTAAAGCATCCCAACAGAAATTAACTATTGATGCTTTGTACAAGTTTTGCATAATTTGTTACATTCCCAtgaaagtgaattttttatCCTAAGCAACCTTTGGGATTTTGAGGTAAAACAGTAAAAGGATAGAAGATGATTCTTTTGTTGGATCCAAACACAATAACCACCTCTCAATTTctagaaattattatatgattcaAAATCATCAATATTTATGATTCCCATACTTCTGGTTAATCTCTATAAAACAtaactaaaattttcaatttatataataaaattcaattatgtGTGATGTAAAAATATCTAGAAATTATATGATTCAAAATATCCATATCTATGATTCCAGTTAATCTCTGTAAAACAtaactaaaattttcaatttatataataaaattcaattatgtgtcatgtaaaaatatctaaaaccaTAGTAATCTTAgatcatgtaataatttcttttcaacTTCCCACATGTGCCTCATTTCACTTCTACATGGCGTAACTCATTAGTAATTAAACACTTGAAACATCAAGCTATAATTCAAAAGGTATAAAAGGTTTTTGTCTTCAATTACAGAGTTAAAGGTAAAGGTAACTTAATGAAAGAATTTGTGAAATGCTAGAAAACACTAGAGTCAAGACCTAGGAAGTCATTACTGTGAAATAATGTAAAAACAACCATTTGAGCTATAAATATGTACTGGGAACACGATTATACAGACATTTATATACCATCTTCTATGACATAAATTAAGAAATGGAACCCGTGATCTCATCAAGGTGCTGGTCCATGATTTCGGAAACAGTATCCAGAA contains:
- the LOC114418305 gene encoding aspartyl protease family protein 2-like, which codes for MKEKLKYPCLSSLLTLFLCISATSTNPHNSQTQTLLLHTLPDPPTLSWPESATAEPDPEPTTSLSLHHIDALSFNKTPSQLFHLRLERDAARVKTLTHLAAATNKTRPANPGSGFSSSVVSGLSQGSGEYFTRLGVGTPPKYLYMVLDTGSDVVWLQCKPCTKCYSQTDQIFDPSKSKSFAGIPCYSPLCRRLDSPGCSLKNNLCQYQVSYGDGSFTFGDFSTETLTFRRAAVPRVAIGCGHDNEGLFVGAAGLLGLGRGGLSFPTQTGTRFNNKFSYCLTDRTASAKPSSIVFGDSAVSRTARFTPLVKNPKLDTFYYVELLGISVGGAPVRGISASFFRLDSTGNGGVIIDSGTSVTRLTRPAYVSLRDAFRVGASHLKRAPEFSLFDTCYDLSGLSEVKVPTVVLHFRGADVSLPAANYLVPVDNSGSFCFAFAGTMSGLSIIGNIQQQGFRVVFDLAGSRVGFAPRGCA